The nucleotide window cctaaaatttatgaaattaagcTAGAGTTTGATTAGGACGATACATTTAAAAGAAAGAGTGGCATTGAGAACAAGAAGTTGAAGGTATTTTCGAATATATGTCAATGTGAAagtatcaaattataaattgacAAGCCATTACCTGAGTTATAAAGATTACGAAGTTGAgacattttttttccatgttATGAGCCTGGTGGTGTGCTAGTGTGTCTAATTGAGTAATTCCAAATCAAACGACATAATGAATCAGAAACAACTCATGCAATTAGATACACATTTTGAAGAAGGAAAATGTCCCATATCGGCTTCTAGTAAATGTTCCATTCTTAAACGTTCTTTCTCTCAATATCTCCATCCAATGATTCAAAATAGATGTTGgccttttaaaattaattgtcgcAAAAGAAATAATAGTACTTGTCTCAAACTCATGGATTCTACTCTTGTTTCAAAATCAGTAACTCATGGATTCTACTCCATGCATGTCTTTCAGATCCTGTTTTAAATATGAAGTGCTAAAGCTGTAAACATGGATAGAATTATTTCTGTAAGATTGCTTTTGCGCAATATTAGTAACAAGGAGAATATGATGAGCTGTCAATTACGCGTAATAATGCTTTTGGATCCTTGATTATTCTCACTGACGATTGGACTAAAACGATGCCCCCGTTGCTTtacaacattaaattttaaataaaagttgatTAGTTATCAGAAGACATTTGTCGGGCATGTAGGTCGAcacaatatttacaaaatttaccaAATATTCTACATTATTcatatattaaatgaaatataaaatatgaattgaaaatgataaaatattaaattcaattgaTGAAAGAttgtttcttaataaaaatataaatttaaagattGAGATACAAACGAGTGAAACTTTAATCTGTTGTTTCCCTTAACCAAGTCAAATTACCAATAAGTACTTAGCCAGAGTTGTCTTAATTAAGgctttcaaatttaaatctcTATATAGCAATTcaataatattagtaatttagaaggtaattttttttcacctaTAGTAATCTCATTCAGCTCAACCTACAGATTAGTTAAATGTccaatgtaatatatatatatatatatatagtaaaaaaaattagaaagccAAAGATTCTTTGATTAAATCATGGAATCTTGATCGGATAGATGGATTCAACGAAGAACCAAGTTCTTTATCAGTTTCTTTGTgcatacaaaataattaaaaagattaaaaataaagaaacctcTAATTAAATTATGGTTGAGAAAACTTGATGTGACTATTGATTTGACCATGAGCCAACGATATGATTGCTCATGCATACAAAATCAGTTATCTTCAAATTTGACTATGAACGGTGAAAAATCAATCCTGCAGTTATTTCAAATTAAAGTCAATGGTAAAAAGTTTGCTAGCAACGTACTTATTTGAATGCATTCTACActattagttaaatttattagTATAAGTGCGACCTATTAAGTATCAAactgattatttattttttcccaaCTCAACttaatttgtatttaaaattCTACTAAAACTTAATAGTATCTTAGATGAGATTAAGATTGATTATTGGATACATATAATATGtcaatcttaatatatatatatatatatatatatatatatatatataaaagggtaATAATTATGGCTAATAAAAATGGTAAAATTCACATACTGTACTGTTCAGATTTGAGACAAAACACAATTCATTTTGATTCTGTTAAACGGGGAATCAACAAAAGTAAAACCAAGTAGTTAATATTTTCAgggaaaggcaaaaaaaaaaaacaaaaacggtATCAGCATGCCGTTCTCCTCCGAAACCATCAGAATCTGGCCACGATGTCCTACACAACTACGAGGGcgaataaaatgaaatagttGGAAGGACGATTAAAGCCATGCTAACAGCTCTGGTCTGGTTGACCAGAATGATTAAGCACAGCTCAAAAAGctaaggaaaagtggtggaaaaataaaaataaaacaaaagttcACCTGGacctaaaaaagaaaacactgaGTTCCTGATCAATGTCTCCCTCTGGATCAATCAAGTGGAAAGATTCACAGTTGTCTGAGCCACGAACCCTCTGAAAGCTAGCTCTAAGGTACATAAGTTGATCATCTTCTTTGTTCACTAACTCTTTGCACTTCATAACCCCGGTTCCGACAACCACCGAACGCATCAACCTCAGCGCTTCGAAATCAGTGTTGGAGGGCCTGCGCTTAACGGCATACCCCACCTTCCTCCCATTGCAGTACATAGTCCACAAAGGCGTGGACAAAAGTGTGTCTACTTGGCCGTCGCCGTCGCCGTCATCGTCGTCGTTGCCGCTCTCTAGGGCGATTCTTAGGGTTCCTCCTCTCATTTCCTTGGCCAAGATGGTTGTTGGAACTGCCAACTCTAGGAGGAGAATTGGGTTGGTGGAGTTGGCGTTTGCCTGAATGCAGAAGCTCACTTTTCCTCTGCGGTATCCGAAGATCGTGCCTGTGATATTGGTGGTGGAGCTCATCAGTGACGATGAAGGTGAATAAGTATATTTGCTTGTGTTTCGGAGGGTCtcgtttgttgttgttgttacatCTTGGCCGTCTTCTATAATGGTGGCGCAGTTACATGTGGGGATTAATAGTTGCATGAGAGAACGTATCAGCCTCCATGATCTAACTTGTTTCTCGCAGTCCACTGTAGTCACGCCACTGGCCATGTAGATCTAACTTAATGTCGCTATTGTTTCAGCATGGTTTAGGGTTTGTTTATATAATACATGGATGATGTAACATGcgctaaaaaaaatactattagttAACCTtaagttaatataattttttttaataagaagtaaatttatcataaatataataatatttgttgatataaaatattattagtatatattgatataataaatcaaatttataattaaacgtgttgatgaataattaataagagattattttagattaattaatattcttgaatttgaattcttatat belongs to Glycine soja cultivar W05 chromosome 5, ASM419377v2, whole genome shotgun sequence and includes:
- the LOC114411553 gene encoding protein MIZU-KUSSEI 1 codes for the protein MASGVTTVDCEKQVRSWRLIRSLMQLLIPTCNCATIIEDGQDVTTTTNETLRNTSKYTYSPSSSLMSSTTNITGTIFGYRRGKVSFCIQANANSTNPILLLELAVPTTILAKEMRGGTLRIALESGNDDDDGDGDGQVDTLLSTPLWTMYCNGRKVGYAVKRRPSNTDFEALRLMRSVVVGTGVMKCKELVNKEDDQLMYLRASFQRVRGSDNCESFHLIDPEGDIDQELSVFFFRSR